A genomic stretch from Oryzias latipes chromosome 24, ASM223467v1 includes:
- the fam110c gene encoding protein FAM110C has protein sequence METNSDATKILGKGPEYFRKQMERDNKGHMSAVERLAASKPIYVKSQQVVNSCQEPVINLSPFTVSSSGSSNLPLKHGGNLVTGNSPTSVAQDSSPGQERRSSSKKRPDSLLIYRQKCESLRGPANNRKHPMSRKLLLGPVNGNVPLLENASKECESKGNKEKLLLAQGAAENCSSRVFVSQSEKRSNRAVEEHSTESSNDSGTKKCAGGLLEVPQTERRSGKGVSRSHSDISSRYSTNFADFDVFFKYCGLDSDIIDSLGRENFSTCSDEISMSIIRSVSVSTSDDGFSRDSGDSDGLLEKELEKKENQGTSVIERNARIIKWLYSCKNAAETGKMLRDLN, from the coding sequence ATGGAGACCAACAGTGACGCCACAAAAATCCTGGGAAAGGGTCCTGAATACTTTCGCAAGCAAATGGAACGCGACAACAAAGGACACATGAGTGCTGTGGAGAGGCTCGCCGCAAGTAAGCCCATATATGTCAAGAGCCAACAAGTGGTCAACTCGTGCCAGGAGCCAGTGATCAACCTCAGCCCTTTTACTGTGAGCAGCTCTGGATCTTCCAACCTTCCATTGAAACATGGTGGGAATCTTGTTACAGGGAATAGCCCAACCAGTGTTGCACAAGACTCCTCACCAGGACAAGAGCGTCGGTCCAGCTCCAAAAAGAGACCAGATTCACTTCTAATCTACAGGCAGAAATGTGAGTCATTAAGAGGGCCTGCAAATAATCGCAAACATCCGATGTCTCGTAAGCTCCTGCTTGGTCCTGTGAATGGAAATGTCCCATTACTTGAGAATGCTAGCAAGGAATGTGAGTCTAAAGGCAACAAGGAAAAACTTTTGCTGGCTCAGGGAGCAGCAGAGAACTGCAGCTCCCGTGTCTTTGTCTCTCAGTCAGAGAAAAGGTCAAATAGAGCTGTGGAGGAACACAGCACGGAAAGCAGCAATGACTCTGGCACAAAGAAATGTGCTGGCGGTCTTCTGGAAGTTCCTCAAACTGAAAGGAGATCTGGGAAGGGGGTCAGCCGGTCCCACTCTGACATTAGTTCCCGGTATTCCACAAATTTTGCAGACTTTGACGTCTTTTTTAAATACTGCGGCTTGGACAGTGACATCATCGATTCTTTGGGAAGAGAGAACTTCTCAACATGTTCAGATGAAATCTCGATGAGCATCATTCGGAGCGTCAGTGTATCCACATCAGACGACGGCTTCTCCAGGGACAGTGGTGACAGTGATGGACTCCTGGAGAaggagttggaaaaaaaagagaaccagGGCACGTCAGTTATTGAACGCAACGCACGGATCATCAAATGGCTTTACAGCTGCAAAAATGCAGCAGAGACTGGGAAGATGCTGCGAGATCTCAACTAA